From Priestia filamentosa, a single genomic window includes:
- a CDS encoding bifunctional 4-hydroxy-2-oxoglutarate aldolase/2-dehydro-3-deoxy-phosphogluconate aldolase, whose translation MNLLSHLLEHKIVAIVRGAESKDVVQIASALHEGGIKNIEITLNSPNALEAIEKVAKEFKGEMLVGAGTVLDSETARGAILAGAQFILAPTVNIETIKMTKRYGAISIPGAFSPTEILTAYENGADIVKVFPASIGAQYIKDIRGPLPHIPLLPTGGVNLDNIGEFQAAGAVGFGIGSSLVNTKREINASYLKELTIKARQYVEAIHSNQKENV comes from the coding sequence ATGAATTTACTTTCCCATCTTTTAGAACATAAAATTGTAGCAATTGTCCGGGGAGCCGAATCAAAAGATGTTGTCCAAATTGCTTCAGCTTTACATGAAGGCGGAATAAAAAATATTGAAATTACGCTTAACAGCCCAAACGCACTGGAAGCCATTGAAAAAGTAGCGAAAGAGTTTAAAGGAGAAATGCTTGTTGGAGCAGGAACTGTACTAGATTCAGAAACAGCTAGAGGGGCTATCTTAGCTGGAGCTCAATTCATATTGGCACCTACTGTAAATATTGAAACGATTAAAATGACGAAGAGATATGGAGCAATAAGTATTCCAGGAGCATTTTCACCGACGGAAATCTTAACAGCTTACGAAAATGGAGCCGATATTGTAAAGGTATTCCCAGCAAGTATTGGAGCTCAATATATTAAAGATATCCGAGGGCCGCTACCGCATATTCCACTGCTTCCTACCGGAGGTGTTAATTTAGATAACATTGGGGAATTTCAAGCGGCAGGTGCAGTAGGGTTTGGAATTGGCAGTTCCCTTGTCAATACAAAAAGAGAAATAAACGCTAGTTATTTAAAAGAGCTAACAATAAAAGCTCGTCAATATGTAGAAGCTATACACTCAAACCAAAAGGAGAATGTTTAA
- a CDS encoding SDR family NAD(P)-dependent oxidoreductase, whose amino-acid sequence MQLQLKDKLVLVTGSTAGIGKATAKAFLEEGAHVIVNGRSQEKVEAVVEELSSLGVVHGLHADLSKAEESKELIEKVNKIGALDVLINNLGFFEVKEFEDVTDEEWAEYFEVNVMSAIRLCRAFLPGMLERNSGRILNLSSEAGVKPLPQMIPYSLTKTALISLSRGLAERTKGTNVTVNSVLPGPTWTEGVANYMKGAAEAARQDLDTFVKDYFKVNEPTSLTQRYATPEEVASVIVFLSSEKAAAINGAAQRVEGGIIRSL is encoded by the coding sequence ATGCAATTACAATTAAAAGACAAACTTGTATTAGTTACAGGATCAACAGCAGGAATTGGAAAGGCAACAGCAAAAGCTTTTTTAGAAGAAGGAGCTCATGTCATTGTTAATGGAAGATCGCAAGAGAAAGTAGAAGCCGTTGTGGAAGAACTATCTTCCCTTGGAGTTGTTCATGGCCTTCACGCTGATTTATCAAAAGCGGAAGAAAGTAAAGAACTTATCGAAAAAGTAAACAAAATCGGTGCGCTTGACGTACTTATCAACAATTTAGGTTTTTTTGAAGTAAAAGAGTTTGAAGATGTGACAGATGAAGAATGGGCAGAGTACTTTGAAGTAAACGTAATGAGCGCTATTCGTCTTTGTCGTGCTTTTTTACCTGGAATGTTAGAGCGAAACAGCGGACGTATTTTGAATCTTTCAAGTGAAGCGGGAGTCAAACCTCTTCCACAAATGATTCCATATTCTTTAACAAAAACAGCATTAATTAGCTTATCAAGAGGATTAGCTGAACGAACAAAGGGAACGAATGTTACCGTTAATTCTGTGCTTCCTGGTCCAACATGGACAGAAGGTGTTGCAAACTATATGAAGGGAGCGGCAGAAGCTGCCAGACAAGACCTTGATACATTTGTAAAAGATTATTTTAAAGTCAATGAACCAACATCTCTTACACAGCGCTATGCAACCCCAGAAGAAGTGGCAAGTGTCATTGTGTTCCTCTCTTCAGAAAAAGCAGCGGCTATTAACGGCGCGGCACAGAGAGTTGAAGGCGGGATTATTCGTTCGTTATAG
- a CDS encoding sugar kinase: MDVISLGETMVLFNPHSTGKMRYCQDFSTKVAGAESNTLIGLSKLGYQTGWISRVGKDELGARILSTLKGEGVDVSFVIRDEESPTGLFLKEKTNERQTKVFYYRKESAASFMSEGDINEEYLSSAKYLYITGITPALSSSCYDSVFHSIKIAKKHGLKVVFDPNLRKTLWGEHEARETLIDVAKEADIILPGISEGEFLFGEQTPEEICSQFHQLGVETVVVKLGEKGAYYSSEGEASYIEGYPVHKVVDPIGAGDGFAAGFLSGLLDHVPLQEAVKRGCAIGAIVVTVEGDIEGLPDKEELYHFMNTITSEDVTR; encoded by the coding sequence ATGGATGTGATTAGTTTGGGGGAGACAATGGTATTGTTCAATCCCCATTCAACGGGAAAAATGAGATACTGTCAAGATTTCTCAACAAAAGTAGCAGGAGCAGAAAGTAACACATTAATTGGTCTTTCTAAGCTTGGTTACCAAACCGGCTGGATTAGTCGAGTTGGAAAAGATGAGCTAGGAGCTCGAATTTTATCTACTCTTAAGGGGGAGGGAGTCGACGTAAGTTTTGTCATCCGTGATGAAGAGTCCCCAACAGGTTTGTTTCTCAAAGAAAAAACAAATGAGAGACAGACGAAAGTATTTTATTATCGAAAAGAATCTGCTGCGAGTTTTATGAGCGAAGGAGATATCAACGAGGAGTACCTCTCTAGCGCAAAATACTTATATATTACAGGTATTACACCTGCTTTAAGTTCGTCCTGTTATGATAGCGTTTTCCATTCTATTAAAATAGCAAAAAAACATGGATTAAAAGTTGTATTTGATCCAAACTTGCGCAAAACGCTTTGGGGAGAACATGAGGCCAGAGAAACATTGATTGATGTTGCAAAAGAAGCTGATATTATCCTCCCAGGTATTAGTGAAGGAGAATTTTTATTTGGAGAACAGACTCCAGAAGAAATTTGTTCTCAATTTCATCAACTTGGAGTTGAAACAGTAGTTGTAAAACTAGGAGAAAAAGGAGCTTATTATTCTAGTGAAGGAGAGGCTTCTTACATAGAAGGTTATCCTGTTCATAAAGTAGTAGATCCAATTGGAGCTGGTGATGGATTTGCGGCAGGTTTTCTATCAGGACTCCTTGATCATGTTCCTCTACAAGAAGCTGTTAAAAGAGGATGTGCCATAGGGGCTATTGTGGTAACTGTTGAAGGAGACATTGAAGGATTACCAGATAAAGAGGAACTATACCATTTTATGAATACGATTACAAGTGAAGATGTTACAAGATAA
- a CDS encoding GerAB/ArcD/ProY family transporter, with the protein MEKAKISVIQLFALMFIFNLGTALIVSYGITAKKDAWLSILLGTGGGIFLFFIYYLLFRQYPNLLFTACIRKIVGKYIGWGLGLIYCLLFLYIAARNIRDFGDLLLSSTLPRTPLLAINLTLVLVICYIIHLGIEVIGRTGEVFIVILLLFGILANFFVLVSGDIDLQQVRPFLEHGWKPILTTTFSFTMIFPFAEMLVFMMLLPYLNRPELVKRVWVLSIISSGLVLSWTAVLNMAALGINVMERSTFPTLATIGKVNLLNFIERLDAIVVFTLLMTVFFKVSVLVYGAMIGLVDLFKLESHKPIILPIGIVVIFLSMTIASSFSEHIEEGLDMVLKYLSIPILVLLPILLLLISIIRNILKRKAN; encoded by the coding sequence ATGGAGAAAGCAAAAATAAGCGTTATTCAACTCTTTGCTTTAATGTTTATTTTTAACTTAGGTACTGCTTTAATTGTTAGTTATGGAATTACAGCAAAGAAAGACGCTTGGCTCTCTATTCTTTTAGGAACGGGTGGAGGAATTTTCTTATTCTTCATTTACTACCTATTATTTCGGCAATATCCTAACCTTCTCTTTACAGCATGTATCAGAAAAATCGTAGGAAAATACATTGGTTGGGGATTAGGATTGATATATTGCTTACTTTTTTTGTACATAGCAGCCAGAAACATACGTGATTTTGGTGATTTACTTCTTTCCTCAACTTTGCCAAGAACACCACTCCTAGCAATTAACCTCACCCTTGTTTTAGTGATCTGTTATATCATTCATCTAGGGATTGAAGTTATAGGGAGAACAGGAGAAGTATTTATTGTTATTTTACTTTTATTTGGAATTTTAGCAAACTTCTTTGTCCTTGTATCAGGAGATATTGATTTACAACAAGTACGGCCTTTTTTAGAACATGGTTGGAAGCCTATTCTAACGACAACGTTCTCTTTCACGATGATTTTTCCATTTGCTGAAATGTTAGTGTTTATGATGCTATTACCTTATTTAAATCGGCCCGAATTAGTAAAGAGAGTGTGGGTGCTTTCTATTATCTCAAGCGGTCTTGTTTTAAGTTGGACAGCTGTTTTGAATATGGCTGCCCTTGGTATAAATGTAATGGAAAGATCGACGTTTCCGACATTAGCTACGATTGGAAAGGTCAATTTGTTGAATTTTATTGAAAGACTAGATGCTATTGTTGTCTTTACTTTGCTGATGACGGTTTTCTTTAAAGTTTCGGTTCTTGTGTACGGTGCAATGATAGGACTTGTGGACCTATTTAAATTGGAGAGTCACAAACCCATTATTCTTCCGATAGGAATTGTAGTCATTTTTTTATCAATGACAATAGCTTCTAGTTTTTCTGAGCACATAGAAGAAGGATTGGATATGGTGCTTAAATATCTCTCCATACCGATTTTAGTCCTTCTCCCTATATTATTACTACTTATTTCTATAATACGAAATATCTTAAAGAGGAAAGCTAATTAG
- a CDS encoding IclR family transcriptional regulator gives MSVKSAERVLRVFELLARHPEGLTVKEISSSLAFPQSSTFNLVTTLHEEGYVNQDQLKRYKLGPKLIQIGTAAMDSLDISAEGKPYLKKLMEDVQETVFMALLSDGELIYVVKIDNNRSIRTTAQLGKRKPLYCTGLGKAFLAFLPLERRKELLQGIELVPITDSTITNKEMLEQNLDSFVESGYSIDDEENEEGLFCLAAPVYGASGIMEAAISVAGPKERMLKHKNMIVEKLLSTSKKISGIAGYTGEKE, from the coding sequence ATGTCAGTTAAGTCAGCAGAACGTGTATTAAGGGTTTTTGAACTATTAGCTCGTCATCCAGAAGGGCTAACAGTAAAAGAAATTAGTAGCTCACTAGCTTTTCCGCAGAGTAGTACATTTAACCTCGTTACAACGCTGCACGAAGAAGGCTATGTAAATCAAGATCAGCTAAAAAGATATAAGCTTGGGCCAAAATTAATTCAAATTGGAACTGCGGCAATGGATTCTTTAGATATTTCCGCTGAAGGAAAACCATATTTAAAGAAGCTTATGGAAGATGTACAGGAAACGGTATTTATGGCTTTATTGTCGGATGGAGAGCTCATCTATGTCGTGAAAATCGATAACAATCGCTCTATTCGCACAACTGCTCAGCTTGGAAAGAGAAAACCACTATACTGTACAGGATTAGGAAAAGCATTTCTAGCGTTTTTACCGTTAGAACGGAGAAAAGAGCTGCTTCAAGGAATAGAGCTTGTACCGATTACGGACTCCACAATTACAAACAAAGAAATGTTAGAGCAAAATTTAGATTCTTTTGTGGAAAGTGGTTACTCCATTGATGATGAAGAAAATGAAGAAGGTCTATTTTGTCTAGCAGCACCTGTTTATGGAGCAAGCGGCATAATGGAAGCGGCTATTAGTGTCGCAGGACCAAAAGAAAGAATGTTAAAACATAAGAACATGATTGTAGAGAAGCTTCTTTCTACATCAAAGAAAATATCGGGGATTGCTGGATATACAGGAGAGAAAGAATAA